CTCGGAGATAGTACGGGAATATTAATGACCACGCCGCTGCTGTTGCGTTTTTGCTTCAATCGTCACTCCCTGCGGGAACCACGGCAACCTCAACGCTTTGGCGAGGCCTTACTTTGTCTGAGTTTGCTAACGGGAGTGACTTCCGTGGTTTTTGGTGGTCAACAGAATTTTCTTAACCCCGATTGGAGTATGGTGCAGTATCTCGAATATCTGCCTTTTCCCTTTGTGGTTTGGGCCGCCATGCGTTTTCAGACTTGGGGAGCGGTAATAGCGAATTTTTTGGTGTCTATTTTAGCTTTGATGGGATTGGCCGGGGGAGTCAGCCCTTTTATCCTACAGGCTCCCGATTATACCAGAGGTGTCTTGATCTTACAAATCTTTTTAGTCATTGTCATGTCAACTTCTCTGTTTTTATCGGCGGCGATTAGCGAAAGACAACAGATCGATCGAGCTTTAAATGAAACTTTAGAACGAGAACATTTACTAACACAAGTTGCTTTAAAAGTCCATCAATCTTTAGATATAGATCAGGTTTTAAATACCATTGTTGAGGAAATCAGAAATTTTCTCGATGCCGATCAAGTCTATATCGGTCACTGTCAAGAGCGGGGTTGGTCTAAGGTAATCGCTGAGTCCCGTCGTCCCGAGATTCCCTCGCTGATGGGTTGGTTTCCCGAACCAGAATTACTGGAAGAATTGGGACAATTATTTTCTTTAGATAAGTTAATTATTGCTGATAATACCGCTAAGGTGCAAACGCTGCCCACTCTCAAGGGTTATTACGAATACCTGCAAGTTAAATCCTCTTTAGTTTTACCTCTAACGGTTAATAATCAACATTTAGGCGCTTTAGTTGTCCATCAATATTCCCATCCCCGTCATTGGCAAAAAAGCGAGGTCAAATTATTAGAACAGTTAGCCACCCAAGTTTGTATCGCTATCGGCCAAGCGCAACTATATCAGAGGGTGCAAAGCTTGAATAATAATTTAGAACGGGAAGTGGCAGCAAGAACCCTGGAACTACGGGAAAAAGTCCGGGAAATTCAGCGTTTATACGAAATGAAAACGGTTTTTTTACAGGCAGTATCCCACGATCTTCGCACTTCGATTATGGGATTAGTGATGTTATTAAAAAATTTACAGTGTCGGCAAACAGAAAAAGTAACTATCTCGCGAGCAATGCTCGATCAGGTGGTGCGTAGTTGCGATCGACAATTAACTTTAATTAATGCTTTATCAGAAAATCATTTTGCTGAAGAACGGCCTTTAATCTTGCATCGTCAACCTCTATCTTTAAAAGAACAGGTGGAAATTTGGCTGAAAGATTGGCAAAAAGATTTTGATTTATACCAAGCTACTTTTATTAATCTTCTCCCCGATGACTTACCCGCTATTGATGTCGATCCTTGTCAGCTAAGAAGTGTTTTTGAACAATTATTAAATAATGCCTTAAAACATAACCCTTCACCGATTCAATTAGCTTTAGATGCTCGTATTGACCAAGATATGCTCTACTGCACTTTAAGCGATAATGGCATTGGCATGGATGAGGAACAATGTCAACATCTTTTCCGTTTATATGTAAGAAATCTTCATAATCAACACCTAACGGGAATCGGTTTAGGTTCCTACCAATGTCGGCAAATAATCGAGGCTCACTCTGGGAGAATTGGGGTAAAAAGTACCCCGCAGGTTGGCTCACAGTTTTGGTTTACTTTACCTCTTGCTCATCAAAATTCTAGAGTGATTAAGCAGGAGTTAGTCAACAGTAATCAGTGATTTTTAACAGGATCGAGATAATTATGTTTACTCGTCAATCTGGGGTTAGATTTGCTTTAGTTTTATTGATTATTTTCAATATTTTCTATTTTGTCCATCTCGCCTACTATAGCTATGTTTGGCACGATGAATCTTTGGTCTTACTGCATCTTTCTGGTTACACACCCGAACAGTTAATTAACTATCTCTTCGACGGGCAAATTAAATCCACGGAACAACTCTGGCAATTTCAGGGGGTTAATTACGTGAAAGGTTTTCCCGATACCATAGCCTCTCTTTATACTAGCTCGAATTACGATCTACCTCTCTATTATATTTTCCTCTGGTTTTTAGCAAGATTATTGGGCAATTCT
This Microcystis wesenbergii NRERC-220 DNA region includes the following protein-coding sequences:
- a CDS encoding sensor histidine kinase; amino-acid sequence: MLRISSDRSKIVLVALVYLGVGWLGYLCLNLGSRPAPIWMSAGIGLTAVFLGGKRLVFGVFIGDLLLTFFLGASWPIALFSAIGSSLSALLGAQFLHYLRFSATLQRIRDILLLVFLAALLASAVNATIDTFARSWLNTWDWRQFGQSWGIIWLGDSTGILMTTPLLLRFCFNRHSLREPRQPQRFGEALLCLSLLTGVTSVVFGGQQNFLNPDWSMVQYLEYLPFPFVVWAAMRFQTWGAVIANFLVSILALMGLAGGVSPFILQAPDYTRGVLILQIFLVIVMSTSLFLSAAISERQQIDRALNETLEREHLLTQVALKVHQSLDIDQVLNTIVEEIRNFLDADQVYIGHCQERGWSKVIAESRRPEIPSLMGWFPEPELLEELGQLFSLDKLIIADNTAKVQTLPTLKGYYEYLQVKSSLVLPLTVNNQHLGALVVHQYSHPRHWQKSEVKLLEQLATQVCIAIGQAQLYQRVQSLNNNLEREVAARTLELREKVREIQRLYEMKTVFLQAVSHDLRTSIMGLVMLLKNLQCRQTEKVTISRAMLDQVVRSCDRQLTLINALSENHFAEERPLILHRQPLSLKEQVEIWLKDWQKDFDLYQATFINLLPDDLPAIDVDPCQLRSVFEQLLNNALKHNPSPIQLALDARIDQDMLYCTLSDNGIGMDEEQCQHLFRLYVRNLHNQHLTGIGLGSYQCRQIIEAHSGRIGVKSTPQVGSQFWFTLPLAHQNSRVIKQELVNSNQ